In the genome of Chloroflexota bacterium, the window TGCCTTTGTCCAACCTCAAAGCGATGCTGGCAACCTGCGAACGGCACACGTTCCACGGCGACCGTGACCGAGCCATTTTGCTTTGCCTGCTGGACACGGGTGCGAGGGCATCCGAGTTTCTAGCCCTCGATGTGCGTGATGTCAACCTGAGCACGGGAGCAGTCATCATCCGTCATGGCAAGGGCGGCAAGTTCAGGACCGCCTTCGTGGGGGCAAAGGCCAGGCGTGAACTGGTGCGCTATCTCAGGCATAGGAGCGATAGCGGCGCATTGTGGGTGACAATCGAGGGCAAGCGCCTTACGTATGCTGGCCTGCGCCAGGTTGTGCGGCGTCGGGCATTGGCAGCGGGCGTGCCTGTGCCTTCGCTGCATTCATTCAGGCGGGCCTTTGCGCTGGCCTGCCTGCGTGGTGGCATGGACGTTTACAGCCTGCAAAAGCTGATGGGCCACGCCGATTTGACAGTATTGAGGCGCTACCTGCAACAGAGCGAGGCCGATTTGCAGGCGGCACACGCCAAGAGCGGGCCAGTGGACAATCTGTTATAGAAAGGAGGTGAGAAAGGTGAACGCTGAGGCATTACTGGAACGCTACGGGGGCAAGGCACGACAGGTGCTAGAGAACGTCCGACCCATTGCCGAGAGCTACATTGACGCTTGTCTAGTTCTGGACTTGGACGCTGAGGATGCCGAAGATGCCATTCTAGCCCTGGCCGAGATGGAAGGCTGTCTATCCTGCCAGCACAGCCGAGCGCCCAGGAACGCCGAGGAAGCAGCACGCCAAAAAGGCTATTTGCCCGTGCAGATACGTAGCTGCGCCCTCGGCCTGTCGCAGGATGGATGCACAGCCCGCAAGCCGATAATCCCGTAGCAATTCGACCCGCTGCCCTGGCCTATCGCTGCCAGGGCACTAGGGTGCTTTGACGATTTTTGTGCTAAAATGATGATTGAGCGGGCAGCGTCCGACGGGACGCTTTGGGGCCAGTCTGCCCATACCAGGCTGGCCCACCGCTATCACAGTATGGGGGTGAAGCGGAAGATGGAAAACGACATTCGAATTCCCGACTGGGCAGAAATCAAACGTATCCTTAAAAACCCGCAGGAGCGGTTTGTATGCATCGAACAAGACCTGGAGACTCCTGAAGGCACAAAACGACATCAGGCTTCCTTTCGGGCCCAAGAGGAAGTGTATAAGGTTTTGAAGTCAGAGATAGCCGGCGAGGTCTATATCCGAGTATGCAGGGCAGGCGTACCTAAGAAAGCAATCGAGCTGATACTGGAGCGGCCTTCCGGGGTGATTCCCGGACATTTAGCAGACTTCCTATTTGACCTGATGCGGCGGGTATCCTACCTCATTCTCCTAGAGGCGGTCAGGGCATATGGCGCAGAGCGGCGGCAACTGCGGCGAGATGCGGCAAGGCAAATTCCCCTAGATGCTACAACTGGTGAGGGTGAAGTGCCGCTGCACGAGGTCATAGCCGACCAAAGGGCTTGGACTAAACCTACCACCGACCTAGAGAGCCTCTTCGATGTCCTCACCGAACGGGAAGGCCAAGTGATAGTACTGCTAGCCCAGGGGTATGCGCAAGGAGAAATTGCTGACATCCTGGAAATATCCCCAGGGCGGGTCAGTCAAATAATGCGCCAGGTGCAGATTAAATGTAAAATTGAGCCTTGAATTCACAAAATGCCCTAAACTTTCTGCCCTCCTCGTGTCCTTATAAGTAGAGGCACGAGGATTTTTTTTAAAAAAGAGGAGGAGGGAGAAATGGATTTTGAAACAGTCGTCACTTACGTCTCAGCAAGCGGGCGTCGCCTGCCTCTGATTGCCGCTCGGGGACTGCAGGCAGCATTGCCCGTCGTGCGAGAGGCATTGAATCAGCACTTGAGGCTGGCGCTCAGTTGCGAGGACCCCCTCGAATCTGAGTATATCGTTGGCGTGATGGAGCGAGCTCAGCGAATCACCGAGGAGGCGGCGGAACTGGCCAAAAAACAAGATACAACAAGATTGTCAGGAGGTGCGATATGACTAAGACAATGCCCGCCGGCGGGCACGGCGGGCAAGGTGCAGGAGGCAGCCCTCATCCGACGGGCGGCCTGTACCCTGGCGCCAGTGGGTGTATGCCGAGCAGGTCATACAACTCGACACAGCAAGCGGCCAGCAGCTTCCGCTTTTCGGGGGTGCCCTATGACCAACTTACCTTTTACAATTTACACATCTGATACAATTTTAAATTCACAATGGTCAGAGCCAACCTGGATTGTGCCACAGCTGATTCCGACAGGCTTGACCCTTTTGGCTGGTAGGCCCAAGAGCGGCAAATCTTGGTTGGGATTGCAAATCGCTCGGGCAGTCGGCGCAGGGGAGGAAATCTTGGGGCAGCCGGTCGAGAGGCGGCGGGTCCTGTACCTGGCGCTGGAAGACAACGCCCGGCGGCTGAAGGAGCGTATGGAGCGGCAGGGCTGGCCTGCCGGCCTAGATGTGGACTTTTTGCTTGCCAGCGATTTCCGCAAGCAGGTGGGAAGCCTTGCCCTCAAGGGCAAGTACGCCACAGCCGGCGCACAGCGATTGGCCAAATATATTGAGGCAATGGCGTACAGACTTATTGTAACGGACACGTTGAGCCGGGCAGGCCTGGGCGACCAATTGGCGCACGATGAAATGGTCACCGCCTTGGAGCCCTTACAGGAATTAGCGCTCTCACTTGACTGCGCCTTTATTTTTCTAGACCACCACCACAAGGCCGTTGGCGACACGCCTGATGCGGTATCACACGTCTTGGGCTCCACAGCCAAGGGCGCACTTGCCGATACCTTGCTTGCCCTCTACCGCAAACCAGGGGAGGTAGAGGCAAAACTATGTGCCACAGGCCGAGACATTCGAGATATTGCTTTGCAGTTATGCTTTGATGACATGACTGGTTGCTGGCGTTTACTGGGCAAAGCGACGACTATCGAGCTTACGGAACGGCGGCAAGAAATCCTGGATGTCCTGGCAACTTTAGGCACCGCTACACTGAGCGACATCGCCAAATCCATCGGCCAGGATAAGAGCAATACCAGCAAACGGTTGGCTGACTTGGTTGCTGCCGGCCTGGTGCGGCGAACCAGTCATCTTGGCATTGTGGCTTACGAGCTAGGGGACGCATTTGACGAAGCTATGGCAAGTTGACAATTTATATATGCTTATATAGTTACCATACTTACCATAGCTACCACGGCTACCATAGTTACCATAGCTACCACAGCGTGGTAGCTGTGGTAGGTGTGGTAGGCACTTATGTAGGGAACCGAGATGAGCCACTATCTAGGTAGGTTGCCTAGTAGACATTTTATACAGGCTTATATAGCTACAATACCTACAACACCTACAATGGCTACAACAGCTACAACAGCTACAACGGCGTTGTAGGTGTTGTAAGCGTTGTAGGTCATTCTGAAGCCATGATTAATCGAGGTATAAAGGCTAAAATGCATAATCATATAAAAAAGCTGGTATGGATGGTTGAAACTGGGCAATTGCCCATGATGGTAGGGGTGCACGATGTGGACGTTTACCACGATGACTGGTGTGCTATCTTTCGTGGGGGATGGTGTAACTGCGACCCGTGGATACGAGTACATGAGGGAACTGAAGCGGAGGCAGGTTGCTTAGATGGGTACAGGCACATCGAGAGCAAGTTGCCAAAAGTGGAAAAAACCGAGTGAGGTTTTAGGCGGTATAAGTTACTGAGACGGTGAACAAATGTTCTAGGCAAAATTACGGCAAAATTACGGGTTTTAACGAATGGGTAGACGGAGGGCGGAAATGAGCCAATCAGTGGCGGACTTTAGCATTGATTGGGATAAGTGGCTTGAGGACTTTGAGCATTTGGCCAAAGAAATGGAGGACTACTGGAGCTATGTGGCCACCCACGGGATTATAACGTGGGAGGACTTTGCACAAATTGACGAGTGGCTAGCACGGGATTTGACATTTTGAACCTTTTGTGCTATAGTTTGCGTAGCAGAACATAGTGGGAAAGGGCACTATATAACATAATGTCCATAGTGCGAAGTTTGAAAACAAAATTCAAAAAAACCGCTACCGATTCGTTGATTTACGCAGTTTACGAATTTATAGCGAGGTGCAAACCGAAAACGAAACTGCTGCGCAAATTTTTGTGAGGTGAAAGTTGACAATAGAGCCTGACAAAGTCTATCGCTTGCCTGAACTAGCAGAAATACTAGGCCTGCACGTGATTACCTTGCGCCGTTTGGCGCAGCAGAGGAAGCTGCCTGTCTTCAGGGTAGGCCGGCAATACTTCGTGCGTGGCATTGACCTTTTAGAATCCAAACGTGATGATAAAAGCCCTGCGATGTAGGCACATCCAGGGCACGGCGTCGGTGGTATCGGCACCGAGCGCAGGGAAATTATAACACAAGGCCCTGTCGGTGCAAATACCGGCGGGGCTTTTCATTTGACAGGAAAAGAGGTGAACGGGATGGACTCAGAATCGAAATCGCTTGAGAACTGGTTGCGGCGTCGTGCAAAGCGATTAGGACTCGCATTGCACAAATCACGTCGTTCACTCAGCATAGACAATCTGGGGGGCTACCAAATCATTGACTCACACAACCGGATTGTAGCAGGCGAAAAGTTTAACCTCGAACTGAATGATGTGGCTGCCTTCCTGGATGACTACGAAGCATAGTAGTTCGCTTTTTGATTGCCGAAATAGAGCAACTGCTTTGGCATAAACGATTGGTCAACTTAACAACACAAACCACAAAAGGTAGTAGTTACCGACTGCGACAGCACTACAGGTAGCCCCTGTAGCTCAGTGGACAGAGCAGCTGCCTTCTAAGCAGTCGGTCGGGCGTTCGAATCGCCCCAGGGGTGCTAGATAAAGTTTGACACCATGCACAAACTGTGCTATGATAGCAGCGAAAGACCGTGAGCAGGAGGAGTAGGCGAAGTTCGTCTGGTAGAGAAGGGCGGCCACTGGTTGAAAGCCGCCCGCAGACAGAGCCGCCAAAGGTCGCCTGGGAGTTGGTCAGCCGAACAGGGTCGGGGAAAACCAGGTTTGGGCAAAAATCTGGTTTCTGGGCCAAGCGGGTCCGCAGTAGGTTGACACGGGTAAGCCCGTTATCGCTTTGAGTGGCGAGTCGTGAGCAAGTGCACGTGCACTCGTAGCAAGGTGGTACCGCGCGAGGGAGAACCCCTTTCGTCCTTGAGGATGAAAGGGGTTATTCGTTTCTACAGAGGATCTTATCTGGAACAGAAAGGAATGACTATGGCCAAGCGAGAGATGTCGAAAACGTACAATCACCGCAGCGTGGAGCAACGCATCTATGCCTGGTGGGAAGAGAAGAGGTATTTCACGCCCAAGATTGATTACAGCAAAAAGCCCTTTGTCATCTCCATGCCACCGCCCAACGTGACCGGCGAATTGCACCTGGGTCATGCCATCACTGCTGCTTTGCAGGATCTGATGATCCGCTACCATCGCATGAAGGGGGAACCTACCCTCTGGGTGCCTGGCGAAGACCACGCCAGCATCGCCGCACAGTATGTGGTGGAAAAGGAGATTGCCAAGGAGGGCTTGACGCGCGAGGGTCTGGGCAGGGAGAAATTCCTGGAGCGTATCTGGGATTGGATGCATCGCTATCGCCACGTCATTGCCCAGCAGCACCGTCGCCTGGGCACTTCATGCGACTGGACACGCGAGCGCTTTACCATGGACGAGGGCCTCGTGCGTGCTGTGCGCGAAGCCTTCGTGCGACTGTTCAACAAGGGGCTGATATACCGCGGCAACTATCTGGTGAACTGGTGCCCCCGTTGCGGCACGGCTCTTTCTGACTTAGAAGTGGAGCACGAGGAGGAAGAGAGCAAACTGTATTATGTACGCTACCCGCTGGAATCCGTTCCAGGAGAGTACATCACTGTAGCCACGACCCGCCCGGAAACCATCCTGGGCGATGCAGCTGTGGCTGTGCATCCGCGTGACCAGCGCTATCAAGCGCTTGTGGGATGCATAGCCATCCTGCCGGCACTGCATCGGCACATCCCGATTATTGCCGACGAGAGCGTGGACCCCGAGTTTGGCACGGGCGCAGTGAAAGTGACGCCGGGGCACGACCCAACAGATTATGAAATAGGGCAACGGCACAACCTGCCCATCATTAACATCATGAACGACGATGCCACGCTGAACGAGAACGCTGGCCCATACGCTGGACAGGATCGTTATAAAGCCCGTCAGAACCTGGTAGCAGACCTGGAGAAGGAGGGATTGCTGGTCAAAATCGAGCCTTACGTGCACGCGCTGGGGCATTGCCAGCGTTGTCATACCGTGATCGAGCCACGCGTATCTCTGCAGTGGTTCGTCAAGATCAAGCCACTTGCGGAGCCAGCCATTGCGGTAGTGCGTGATGGGCGCATCCGCTTCGTACCGGAACGTTTTGCCAAGGTATATTTCAACTGGATGGAGAACATCCGCGATTGGTGCATCTCACGACAACTGTGGTGGGGGCATCGCATCCCCGTGTGGTATTGCGATGATTGCGGACACATGAGCGCAAGCGCTGAAGAGACATTGGCCGCTTGCCAGAAATGCGGTAGCCGCAACATCCACCAGGATCCCGACATCCTGGACACCTGGTTCTCGTCCGGGCTATGGCCCTTCTCGACTCTGGGCTGGCCCGATGACACGGAAGACCTGCGCTACTTCTATCCCACCGACGTGATGGAGACCGCTTACGATATCCTCTTCTTCTGGGTAGCGCGCATGATCATGTTGGGTCTGGAAATGACCGGCCAGATCCCCTTCCACACCGTGTACCTACATGGTCTGATCCGCGATGAATATGGCCAGAAGATGAGCAAGTCCAAAGGGAATGTGGTGGATCCATTGGTGGTCATCAAGGATTACGGCGCGGATGCACTGCGCTTTGCCTTATTGACGGGCAGCACACCCGGCAATGACATGAAACTCTCCATGCAAAAAGTGGAAGCGGCACGCAATTTTGCCAACAAGTTATGGAACGCAGCGCGCTTTGTACTCGGGAACTTGGATGAAGAGTACAGCGTACAAGATACAGAGCGCCTGGCCACCTTATGGAAAGAGCAGCCAACAGCATTGAGCCTGCCGGAGCGCTGGATCTTGAGCCGTCACAATCGGCTGATTTTGGATGTGACACGCTTGATTGACCAGTACCAGTTCGGCGAGGCGGGACGTCAAATCTACGAGTTCCTGTGGGGTGAATTCTGCGATTGGTATATCGAGATTGCAAAAGTGCCTCTCTATGGTGATGATAAGACTGCTGCACAGCGAACACAGGCTATCCTGGTGTACGTGCTGGAACGTACTTTGCGCTTGCTGCACCCCTTTATGCCCTTTATTACGGAAGAAATCTGGCAGTATCTGCCTCATGAAGGCGAGGCGTTGATTATCGCGCCCTGGCCCGAGCCCGATCCTTTGGATGAAGCAGCTGAAGCAGAGATGACGCCCATCATGGAAATGGTACGCGCCATCCGCAACGCACGCGCTGAGTACGAAGTGGAGCCTACAAAGGCGATCGCAGCCACCATTGTGGCAGGTCAGAAGCACGATATGCTCATGTCTCAGAAAGATATCCTTATCCGCCTGGCACGTATAGATGCCAACCAACTATATATTGAACAGAAATTGATGGAAAAGCCACCTAAGGCGCTGGCGTTGGTGGTAGGCGACTATGAAGTCTTTCTGCCGCTGGCCGGCCTTGTGGATATTGAGCGCGAGCGAGCACGGCTGGCCAGCGAGTTAGAGCAAATGCAGAAAGAAATCGACCGCGCGGAGAAACTGCTGTCCAATCCCAATTTCCTGTCCAAGGCGCCTGCAGAGGTGGTCGGTAAGGAACGAGCCAAACTGGAGGACTATCGCCAACGGTATGCCAAGGTGCAGGACCGACTGAGGACTCTGGAGTAGGGGCGAGACACACCTTGCCCCTACTCCAGAAATGCAAAGGGGACAGATTTATGGAACTGTGGGAATATATCGAGGTTTTGTGGCGTTGGGGCTGGGTTATCGTGCTGGTGACCGCGTTGTGTGCTGCGGCAGCGCTCGGCTTGGGCAAACTGCAAACTCCGCGCTACAGTGCGATCGCGGAATTGATGATTACCCCAGCCCGGCTCGAACAAGGTCTAAGCCAGACGGTGGTCAATATGCTGCGCAACTATGCGTCAAGCGTCCAGACCGAGAGCACCGCCCGGCGAGTTATAAAGCGGCTCGGGTTGAGCGGTATAGAGGCTGCTGAACTGCGCTCGCAAATCAAAGCAGAGGCTATCAAAGACGAGTACAAAGTCAAAATCGAGGTCACCGATGAGGATCCTGTTTTTGCTCAACGTGTCGCGCAGGCAGCTGCGGAGGTCCTGATCGAGGATGTGCAGGCGTTCGCCGCAAAACAGGACCCCCTGGACCGCTTGACCGCCACGATACTCAACGGAAGCGCTCAGCCAGCCAGCCGAACCTGGCCGAAAATGCGCCTATTGGCATTTGCCGGTGTGGGCGGGGGATTGGTGTTGGGACTGCTCACGGCGTTATTCCTGGAATGGGCACGTGTGGAACTGGTGCGAACGCCACAGGAAATGGAACAGTGGTTCGACTTGCCAGTGTTAGGCAGCATACCAACGGTCAAGAAATCTACAAAAAGCAGAACATAGATGGTGAGTTTGCTCATACCTTCGGCACCAGTTTGACGATGGTTACCCCCTCGCCACCTTCGTTCAATTCCCCTGCTTTGAAAGAGGCTACTAATGGGTGCGCGGCCAAGGCTTCGCGCACTACTTTGCGCAATGTGCCCGTGCCTTTGCCGTGGACAATGCGCACATAGGGCAGAGAGGCTAGATAAGCGTCATCCAGGTGCTTGTTCAGGAGGGGCAGCGCTTCTTCTACACGCATGCCTCGCAAGCTGAGTTCCACGCTTGGCATAGGTCGCGGGGACAGTACAATGTGCACTTCGCTCTCAGTCCTGGGTGGGCTGGTCGGCTGTCGTTTCTCTAGATCGAGCACGGGTACTTTTGCGCGGAACAAGCCCACCTGCACTTCCGCCTCCTCCTCACCAAGGTGAAGAATCTGGCCCATTTGGTTCAGGCTGGAAATCCAAACTGTATCCCCCACCGCCAACGGCTCCTGCAAGACCTGGGCTTTCTCCAGAATGGGCGACGGTTCGATTTGTTTCTGTTCCTGCATCGCCTTTGCGATACGTCGTTCGGTCTCCTCCAGCCATGCTTGGGTTGTCTGCTGCTGTTTAATCATCTCACGGATACGTCGCAATTCCTCTTGCGCTTGCTCCAATTGCGCCCGGGCTTCAGCCAGGAGCTGGCGGCGCTCACGCTCCGCTTCGCGCAGCAGTCGGCGCGCCTCTTTTTCCTTCTCGCGGGCCGCAGCCAGCGTAGATTGAGCAGCGTGCGTAGCACGGCCTATTTCGTGGCGTGAGCGACGGATACGCTCCAGGATGCGGTCAGCCTCCATGTCTTCTGCAGAGATCAGCTTCCTCGCTTCCTCGATAATCGGTTGGGGTAAGCCCAGACGCCGAGCAATGGCAAAGGCATTGCTGCGGCCAGGCAATCCAATGGTCAGTTTGTAGGTGGGTGACAATGTGCGCACGTCAAACTCAACCGAAGCATTCTCCACCCCCGGTGTGGCCTGCGCGAATAATTTCAACTCATTGTAGTGAGTCGTAATCATGGCTGGAATGCGCCGCTGCAATAACTCGCTGAGGATAGCTCGTGCCAACGCAGAGCCTTCCGTAGGATCGGTGCCTGCACCCAGTTCATCCAGCAATACCAGCGAGTTTTCATTCGCTTCAGCCAGGATAGCAACGATGTTGCCCATGTGGGAAGAGAAAGTGGATAGGCTCTGCTCAATGCTCTGCTCGTCGCCGATATCGGCAAATAACCCAGAAAATACCCGCAAAGCCGAACCCTCCGCCGCGGATATCTGCAACCCGCATTGTGCCATCGCGGCCAAAAGTCCAACCGTCTTCAAGGCAACCGTCTTGCCCCCTGTGTTCGGGCCGGTGATCACCAGGATGGCGAACTCGCCGCCCAAGTGAACATCAATGGGCACCACAGTATCTGCAGGCAAGAGAGGATGTCGCGCACGTAGCAGGTGCAAGTATTCGGGGAACAAGGCCTGGGAGTTTTTAGCGATGCCCGGACTCTCGATCAAGTCAGGCTCCACTGCTTTGATTGCGAAGGCGTAATTGGCCTTGGCAAAAGCCAAGTCCAATTCAGCCAGAGCCTGCACGGTCGCGCGTATTGGCTCAGCGTGCTCGGCTACAGCGGCAGTCAACTCGCGCAAGATGCGCTCAACCTCATGCTGCTCATCCAATTGAAGCTGTCTCCACTGGTTGCCCAATTCCACGACGGCTAAGGGTTCGATGAACAAAGTTGCTCCACTTGCCGACTGGTCATGTACGATACCAGGGATGCGTCCCTTGAATTCAGCTTTCAGCGGAATGACATACCGTCCACTGCGTTGAGTGATCAAAGCTTCCTGCAAGTAATGCGCGTTATCAGGTGAGGAAATCAGGCGATTGAGGCGATCCAAAAGTCGGTCTCGTGCTACTGCCAACTCGCGTCGAATGTGCGCCAAGGTTGGGCTAGCGCTATCCAAAACCTCACCACGGTCGTTGATGCAGCGTGCGATTTGTGCCACCAGAGCGGGGCACTCTTCGATCCGTTGCGCAATGGCTGCCAGCGTGGGAAAGCGTTCTGCTTTGGGCAGGATAGCGCGACGCAGCGTTTTGCCACTGACCAGAGTTGCCTGCACATCAAGCAATGCCTGTGCATCCAGCATTGCACCAATCTCGGCATTCCTGACCACCGGACGCACATCCCGTGCTCCGCCAAGAGACAGGCCCGGCTGCAACAAAAGCAACAGTTTAGCCTCACTTGTTTCCCGCTGCCGTCTGCGCACTTCCTCGGGATCGCTAGAAGGCCGCAGGCTCAGAGCCAGTTCGCGTCCAGCCGAGAACGAAGTGTGAGCCGCTAGGCGTTCAAGAATCTTATTGAGTTCTAGCGTTTCCAAATATTTGGTATTCACTTCACTCGCGCGCACTCTTTAGTTGTCACAACTCACAAGGGGTCATAGAGCCTTTTTGAGAATAAAACTAGCCCGTTGGATTATAAATCAAGCCCACATAAATAGAAATTTTCCGTCATCTCTATCATTCGTGAGCACGAATCTGTTTCAGGTACGTAATTGCGCACCTAGTTCTCTCTCTAGTGTTCTTTGTATGCGCAATTGAACTCTGTCCACTTCGTCATCGGTCAAGGTGCGGTCCATGGCTTGATAGGTGAGTGTATAAGCCAAGCTTTTCTTG includes:
- a CDS encoding helix-turn-helix domain-containing protein — encoded protein: MTIEPDKVYRLPELAEILGLHVITLRRLAQQRKLPVFRVGRQYFVRGIDLLESKRDDKSPAM
- a CDS encoding tyrosine-type recombinase/integrase, with the protein product MAELKRDQLLSVLRQTELAQDITAFVVDRQARGLSPRTCEYYSKELRHLQAYLEGRGVRRVRDVTADHIRQYLLHLSQRGRNAGGCHCAYRVAKTFLRWAWAEYGLAPPCPIAKVTAPRVPQQQLDPVPLSNLKAMLATCERHTFHGDRDRAILLCLLDTGARASEFLALDVRDVNLSTGAVIIRHGKGGKFRTAFVGAKARRELVRYLRHRSDSGALWVTIEGKRLTYAGLRQVVRRRALAAGVPVPSLHSFRRAFALACLRGGMDVYSLQKLMGHADLTVLRRYLQQSEADLQAAHAKSGPVDNLL
- a CDS encoding AAA family ATPase; the protein is MPQLIPTGLTLLAGRPKSGKSWLGLQIARAVGAGEEILGQPVERRRVLYLALEDNARRLKERMERQGWPAGLDVDFLLASDFRKQVGSLALKGKYATAGAQRLAKYIEAMAYRLIVTDTLSRAGLGDQLAHDEMVTALEPLQELALSLDCAFIFLDHHHKAVGDTPDAVSHVLGSTAKGALADTLLALYRKPGEVEAKLCATGRDIRDIALQLCFDDMTGCWRLLGKATTIELTERRQEILDVLATLGTATLSDIAKSIGQDKSNTSKRLADLVAAGLVRRTSHLGIVAYELGDAFDEAMAS
- a CDS encoding valine--tRNA ligase, which codes for MTMAKREMSKTYNHRSVEQRIYAWWEEKRYFTPKIDYSKKPFVISMPPPNVTGELHLGHAITAALQDLMIRYHRMKGEPTLWVPGEDHASIAAQYVVEKEIAKEGLTREGLGREKFLERIWDWMHRYRHVIAQQHRRLGTSCDWTRERFTMDEGLVRAVREAFVRLFNKGLIYRGNYLVNWCPRCGTALSDLEVEHEEEESKLYYVRYPLESVPGEYITVATTRPETILGDAAVAVHPRDQRYQALVGCIAILPALHRHIPIIADESVDPEFGTGAVKVTPGHDPTDYEIGQRHNLPIINIMNDDATLNENAGPYAGQDRYKARQNLVADLEKEGLLVKIEPYVHALGHCQRCHTVIEPRVSLQWFVKIKPLAEPAIAVVRDGRIRFVPERFAKVYFNWMENIRDWCISRQLWWGHRIPVWYCDDCGHMSASAEETLAACQKCGSRNIHQDPDILDTWFSSGLWPFSTLGWPDDTEDLRYFYPTDVMETAYDILFFWVARMIMLGLEMTGQIPFHTVYLHGLIRDEYGQKMSKSKGNVVDPLVVIKDYGADALRFALLTGSTPGNDMKLSMQKVEAARNFANKLWNAARFVLGNLDEEYSVQDTERLATLWKEQPTALSLPERWILSRHNRLILDVTRLIDQYQFGEAGRQIYEFLWGEFCDWYIEIAKVPLYGDDKTAAQRTQAILVYVLERTLRLLHPFMPFITEEIWQYLPHEGEALIIAPWPEPDPLDEAAEAEMTPIMEMVRAIRNARAEYEVEPTKAIAATIVAGQKHDMLMSQKDILIRLARIDANQLYIEQKLMEKPPKALALVVGDYEVFLPLAGLVDIERERARLASELEQMQKEIDRAEKLLSNPNFLSKAPAEVVGKERAKLEDYRQRYAKVQDRLRTLE
- a CDS encoding endonuclease MutS2, producing the protein MNTKYLETLELNKILERLAAHTSFSAGRELALSLRPSSDPEEVRRRQRETSEAKLLLLLQPGLSLGGARDVRPVVRNAEIGAMLDAQALLDVQATLVSGKTLRRAILPKAERFPTLAAIAQRIEECPALVAQIARCINDRGEVLDSASPTLAHIRRELAVARDRLLDRLNRLISSPDNAHYLQEALITQRSGRYVIPLKAEFKGRIPGIVHDQSASGATLFIEPLAVVELGNQWRQLQLDEQHEVERILRELTAAVAEHAEPIRATVQALAELDLAFAKANYAFAIKAVEPDLIESPGIAKNSQALFPEYLHLLRARHPLLPADTVVPIDVHLGGEFAILVITGPNTGGKTVALKTVGLLAAMAQCGLQISAAEGSALRVFSGLFADIGDEQSIEQSLSTFSSHMGNIVAILAEANENSLVLLDELGAGTDPTEGSALARAILSELLQRRIPAMITTHYNELKLFAQATPGVENASVEFDVRTLSPTYKLTIGLPGRSNAFAIARRLGLPQPIIEEARKLISAEDMEADRILERIRRSRHEIGRATHAAQSTLAAAREKEKEARRLLREAERERRQLLAEARAQLEQAQEELRRIREMIKQQQTTQAWLEETERRIAKAMQEQKQIEPSPILEKAQVLQEPLAVGDTVWISSLNQMGQILHLGEEEAEVQVGLFRAKVPVLDLEKRQPTSPPRTESEVHIVLSPRPMPSVELSLRGMRVEEALPLLNKHLDDAYLASLPYVRIVHGKGTGTLRKVVREALAAHPLVASFKAGELNEGGEGVTIVKLVPKV